The Chryseobacterium sp. 52 genome includes a region encoding these proteins:
- a CDS encoding alpha/beta hydrolase: MKKLISLLLLLLSLNIFAQNIDKEHQIDTEFFIPIEKSNLYTRVVGNPDKPIIITLHGGPGAFNVDHEFLRNVFEKDYLMVYFDQRGSGKSDEWKDKTMLTTDQFVKDLDIVVDYIKNKYPDKKINLLGSSWGGMYGFLYLIKHQDKINSFISNSGTANVQHNSLALIKHERQLANELIKKTDDAAKIKRYKEILKELDVIEKSGFKSFFKDMNTIRYEFPKDLGFDVYWAQPDKKVKIDQLLKDPDFYTRNKYTPELLEKVMARFEYINEVFHGQESYNNLNILDEIAIIKTPILVIQGELDYAIGTESGKMIYKALKNVPKKDKELVYIKNASHNVPAEEPEQLYQSLTAFFAKHN; this comes from the coding sequence ATGAAAAAACTAATCTCCCTTCTTCTTCTACTTTTATCGCTCAATATCTTTGCACAGAACATTGATAAAGAACATCAAATAGACACCGAGTTTTTTATACCTATTGAAAAATCAAACCTTTATACCAGAGTTGTTGGTAATCCTGATAAACCTATCATTATCACACTTCACGGAGGGCCGGGGGCTTTCAATGTAGACCACGAATTTTTAAGAAATGTTTTTGAAAAAGATTATTTGATGGTTTATTTTGACCAGAGAGGAAGTGGCAAATCTGACGAATGGAAAGATAAAACGATGCTGACAACAGACCAATTTGTGAAAGACTTAGACATTGTGGTAGATTATATAAAAAATAAATATCCAGACAAAAAAATAAATCTTTTAGGGTCTTCATGGGGCGGGATGTATGGTTTTTTATATTTGATTAAACATCAGGACAAAATCAATTCATTTATTAGCAATTCAGGTACAGCAAATGTCCAGCATAATAGTCTGGCTTTAATAAAACACGAAAGACAGCTGGCGAATGAACTTATCAAAAAAACAGATGATGCTGCCAAAATAAAGAGATATAAAGAAATCCTGAAAGAGTTAGATGTTATAGAAAAAAGTGGATTTAAAAGCTTCTTTAAGGATATGAATACGATAAGATATGAATTTCCAAAAGACTTAGGATTTGACGTGTATTGGGCTCAACCCGACAAGAAAGTGAAAATTGACCAACTGTTGAAAGATCCGGATTTCTATACCAGAAATAAATATACTCCCGAACTTTTAGAAAAAGTAATGGCAAGATTCGAGTACATCAACGAAGTCTTTCATGGCCAGGAATCTTACAATAATCTCAATATCTTAGATGAAATTGCTATTATTAAAACGCCAATCTTGGTTATTCAGGGAGAATTGGACTATGCCATTGGTACTGAATCTGGGAAAATGATTTATAAAGCCCTTAAAAATGTTCCCAAAAAAGATAAGGAATTGGTCTACATCAAAAATGCCTCTCACAATGTACCGGCAGAAGAACCGGAACAATTGTATCAGTCATTAACAGCTTTTTTTGCAAAGCATAATTAA
- a CDS encoding GntR family transcriptional regulator produces MITQESLKSQIIKALWELIIEGKIMPNEPMREIQLSELLNISRTPLREAFQQLEWEGIVVSEARKGYRLAQFSEADILEIYPLRAKLESFALELSGVPTKKVLDELNAINLKLLNTKSPKEVVELDERWHLLLISNCPNKRLLKMIKTLHLQSQRYEYAYMAMKKTVEKSSNQHENIIHQLQNGQLLKATELLAENNVVGMDALINWLKSNYKIT; encoded by the coding sequence ATGATAACACAGGAATCATTAAAAAGTCAAATCATAAAAGCATTGTGGGAATTGATCATTGAAGGCAAAATAATGCCCAACGAACCGATGCGGGAAATACAATTGTCAGAATTGCTCAACATAAGCCGAACACCACTTAGAGAAGCATTTCAGCAATTAGAGTGGGAGGGTATTGTAGTATCTGAAGCCAGAAAAGGATATCGGTTAGCGCAATTTTCAGAAGCTGATATTCTTGAAATTTACCCATTAAGAGCAAAATTAGAATCATTTGCTTTGGAGTTATCGGGAGTTCCTACTAAAAAAGTTTTGGATGAACTTAATGCAATTAATTTAAAACTTCTCAACACAAAATCGCCTAAAGAAGTGGTAGAATTAGATGAGCGCTGGCACTTATTATTAATTTCTAACTGTCCTAATAAAAGGCTCCTAAAAATGATAAAAACATTGCATCTCCAGTCGCAACGTTATGAGTATGCATATATGGCTATGAAAAAAACGGTTGAAAAATCCAGCAACCAACACGAAAACATTATTCATCAATTACAAAATGGACAGCTCCTGAAAGCAACAGAATTACTTGCTGAAAATAATGTAGTAGGTATGGATGCGCTTATTAATTGGCTAAAATCTAACTATAAAATCACTTAA
- the mnmE gene encoding tRNA uridine-5-carboxymethylaminomethyl(34) synthesis GTPase MnmE: MNNDTICALATANGVGALGIIRVSGNDSLSVVQKSFPGKNLAKQKSHTIHYGYFMDGEEAIDEVMLSIFLAPKSFTTENSVEIAFHGSPHIGKRILETLTNNGARMAKAGEFTLRAFINGRIDLSQAEAIADVIASENEASRKVAINQLKGGITNEISILRTDLLNFVSLIELELDFAEEDVEFADRTALNVLLDKIELKLDSLIESFQYGNAIKNGTAVAIIGKPNAGKSTLLNALLKEERAIVSNIAGTTRDTIEEILHIKGHAFRLIDTAGLRDTVDEIEAIGVKKAKEKVENANILVYLADAATEDYSEDIEMIRSLQRDDLKLIICATKIDEVLPPKHEAVEEIFRKEIVQDFDFIRISAVENQNIQDLKNELSSYVEQLKSQENNVVITNQRHFEALRKSLEATHKVKEAISFQISTELLAYELRNALEHLGEISGEVTNDEVLGNIFSKFCIGK, translated from the coding sequence ATGAATAACGATACGATTTGCGCACTGGCTACGGCCAATGGAGTAGGAGCTTTAGGGATTATCAGAGTTTCGGGAAATGATTCTTTATCAGTTGTCCAGAAAAGTTTTCCGGGTAAAAACCTGGCAAAGCAGAAGTCTCATACAATTCATTACGGTTATTTTATGGATGGAGAGGAAGCGATTGATGAGGTGATGCTTTCTATTTTTCTGGCTCCGAAAAGCTTTACGACAGAAAACTCTGTGGAAATAGCTTTTCACGGCTCACCGCATATCGGTAAACGTATTCTGGAAACCCTGACGAATAATGGGGCAAGAATGGCTAAAGCAGGAGAATTTACGCTTCGTGCTTTTATCAATGGAAGAATTGACCTTTCCCAGGCGGAAGCGATTGCGGATGTAATTGCCTCTGAAAATGAAGCCTCCAGAAAAGTAGCCATCAACCAGCTGAAAGGTGGAATTACCAATGAGATATCAATATTAAGAACAGACCTTCTGAATTTTGTTTCCCTGATTGAACTTGAGTTGGATTTTGCTGAGGAAGATGTAGAATTTGCTGACAGAACGGCTTTGAACGTACTTTTAGATAAAATTGAATTAAAATTAGACTCTCTGATTGAAAGCTTCCAATACGGAAATGCTATCAAAAATGGAACTGCGGTTGCCATTATCGGAAAGCCTAACGCAGGAAAATCGACGTTGCTTAATGCTCTGCTGAAAGAGGAAAGGGCAATTGTAAGTAATATTGCGGGAACCACAAGAGATACGATTGAAGAGATCTTACATATTAAAGGTCATGCGTTCCGTCTGATTGATACAGCGGGACTTCGTGATACCGTAGATGAAATTGAGGCAATAGGAGTGAAAAAAGCCAAAGAGAAGGTTGAGAACGCCAATATCCTGGTATATCTTGCAGACGCTGCCACGGAAGATTATTCGGAAGATATTGAAATGATCAGATCGCTGCAGAGAGATGATCTTAAACTGATTATCTGTGCTACAAAGATAGATGAAGTTTTACCTCCAAAACACGAAGCTGTAGAAGAGATCTTCAGAAAGGAAATTGTTCAGGATTTTGATTTTATCAGAATATCTGCAGTGGAAAACCAAAATATTCAAGATCTTAAAAATGAATTGTCTTCTTACGTTGAGCAGCTAAAATCCCAGGAAAATAATGTGGTAATCACTAACCAAAGACACTTCGAAGCGCTTCGTAAATCTCTGGAAGCTACTCATAAAGTGAAAGAGGCTATTTCCTTCCAGATTTCTACAGAGTTATTGGCTTACGAGCTGAGAAATGCATTGGAACATCTTGGTGAGATCTCAGGTGAAGTAACAAATGATGAGGTGCTGGGGAATATATTTTCTAAGTTTTGTATCGGAAAGTAG
- a CDS encoding NAD(P)H-dependent oxidoreductase, whose product MKRIAIINGHPNQDSFNFGIAEAYKKGAEQSGAEVKMITVAALNFDPVLHFGYQKRMELEPDLLKAWETIQWADHLVWIHPVWWGGIPALMKGFIDRLFLPGMAFKYRENSVWWDKLLKGKTGHIITTLDQPGWYYRLFYGRPSVNQLKKSTLEFCGIKPVKVTYVGIIKTSDDIQRKQWLKKINLLGLRQK is encoded by the coding sequence ATGAAAAGAATAGCCATTATTAACGGACATCCGAATCAAGATTCCTTCAATTTCGGAATTGCAGAAGCCTATAAAAAAGGAGCAGAACAGTCAGGAGCAGAAGTGAAAATGATTACAGTTGCTGCATTGAATTTTGATCCTGTTCTGCATTTCGGGTATCAGAAAAGAATGGAGCTGGAACCGGATCTGCTGAAAGCCTGGGAAACGATACAATGGGCAGATCATCTGGTGTGGATTCATCCGGTCTGGTGGGGCGGAATACCTGCATTAATGAAAGGTTTTATCGATCGTCTGTTTTTACCGGGAATGGCTTTTAAGTACCGTGAGAATTCTGTTTGGTGGGATAAGTTGCTGAAAGGAAAAACAGGCCATATTATAACCACTTTAGACCAGCCGGGTTGGTATTATCGACTTTTCTACGGAAGGCCGAGTGTCAACCAGCTGAAAAAATCAACTCTGGAATTTTGTGGTATAAAGCCTGTTAAAGTAACCTATGTAGGTATTATAAAGACGTCGGATGATATACAACGTAAACAATGGTTAAAAAAAATAAACCTGCTTGGACTGAGACAAAAGTAA
- a CDS encoding saccharopine dehydrogenase, with protein MEHNILVVGGNGLVGKTIIRILKSRNPHVNIFIGGRKGGKTENDLKIDVTDPVTFQIISDKKISLVILSVNDKSDHILRFAIANGIDYLDITKPTPDLVKAYHIAKSNAVHSRIVFSSGWMGGIVNGLVKTLSNHTEDIQEVKLFVYYSVKDLAGESSAHFMAENVAKPFIRYENNRQVPVRHFLDSEDFNFTFGIGKREAYNFDVPDLYILNQIEKIPNVSVKMTYNSKLITWLLGAFQKIKLFNILSLKERRMVFGSSGKGDQSVFEIVVKTNGGNKKLSLQSTKGQAELTALSAVLHTEELLRNFHENAVYFSHQLHQPLSLLEKLKAYETINIQ; from the coding sequence ATGGAGCATAATATTCTGGTTGTTGGAGGAAACGGCCTTGTAGGTAAAACCATTATCCGGATTCTGAAATCAAGAAACCCTCATGTCAATATTTTCATTGGCGGGAGAAAAGGAGGAAAAACAGAGAATGACCTTAAGATCGACGTTACTGATCCTGTTACTTTTCAAATTATTTCGGATAAAAAAATAAGTCTCGTTATCCTTTCGGTTAATGATAAATCTGATCATATCCTTCGGTTTGCCATTGCTAACGGAATCGATTATCTGGACATCACCAAGCCTACTCCCGATCTTGTTAAAGCATATCATATTGCTAAAAGTAATGCCGTTCACAGTCGGATTGTGTTCAGTTCCGGCTGGATGGGAGGCATCGTAAACGGATTGGTGAAAACACTTTCAAATCATACAGAAGATATTCAGGAAGTAAAGCTTTTTGTCTATTATTCTGTGAAAGACCTTGCCGGAGAAAGTTCAGCACATTTTATGGCGGAGAACGTAGCGAAGCCTTTTATCAGGTATGAAAATAACCGTCAGGTTCCTGTCAGACATTTTTTAGATTCCGAAGATTTCAACTTTACTTTTGGAATTGGTAAAAGAGAAGCGTATAACTTTGATGTACCGGATTTGTATATTTTAAATCAGATTGAAAAAATACCCAATGTGAGTGTTAAAATGACTTACAATTCAAAGCTGATCACATGGCTTTTAGGGGCATTCCAAAAAATAAAACTTTTTAATATCCTTTCACTAAAAGAAAGGAGAATGGTTTTCGGTTCGAGTGGAAAAGGAGATCAGAGTGTATTTGAGATTGTGGTAAAAACGAATGGCGGAAATAAAAAATTAAGCCTGCAGAGTACAAAAGGGCAGGCGGAATTAACGGCACTTTCTGCTGTGCTGCACACGGAAGAACTTTTGAGAAATTTTCATGAAAATGCGGTCTATTTCAGCCATCAGCTGCATCAGCCTTTATCACTGCTTGAAAAGCTTAAAGCTTATGAAACCATCAATATACAGTAA
- a CDS encoding Crp/Fnr family transcriptional regulator, translated as MIENYLRSFNIFSENDIEDFLQLFETRKVQKNDFFVQEGEKCREIAFIVSGIFRSYYISDEGKDMTYCFRFPNQLMAGYSSFISDTPSMENMQAITDADLMVFKKDALDGLVKDDLNWTKFLKMIAEQEYLELEKRFFQLQRDSAARRYEALLGNQPYYVQKIPLQYLASYLGITQRHLSRIRKEISI; from the coding sequence ATGATAGAAAACTATTTACGGAGCTTTAATATATTCTCAGAAAACGATATCGAAGATTTTTTACAGCTTTTTGAAACCAGAAAAGTACAGAAAAATGATTTTTTTGTGCAGGAAGGAGAAAAATGCAGAGAAATAGCATTTATAGTATCCGGTATTTTCCGTTCCTATTATATTTCAGATGAAGGAAAAGATATGACCTATTGTTTTAGGTTTCCGAATCAGCTTATGGCTGGCTATTCATCATTTATTTCGGATACTCCCAGCATGGAAAATATGCAGGCCATTACCGATGCCGATCTGATGGTTTTCAAAAAAGATGCTTTAGATGGTTTGGTGAAAGATGATCTTAACTGGACGAAATTTTTAAAAATGATTGCTGAGCAGGAGTACCTTGAACTTGAAAAAAGATTTTTTCAACTCCAGAGAGACAGTGCTGCCCGGCGTTATGAAGCTTTGCTGGGTAATCAGCCCTATTATGTTCAAAAGATCCCTCTGCAATATCTTGCTTCTTATCTGGGAATTACCCAAAGGCACCTGAGCCGCATCAGAAAAGAAATTTCCATATAG
- a CDS encoding aminopeptidase P family protein yields MTSKEKVIALREEMQKNNVDAFIVYSADPHMSEYLPEEWQERSWLSGFLGSAGFVVITKDKAGLWTDGRYFTQAALELENSGIDLFKDGMEGTPNYIDWIISEIPAGGKVAVNAVATSNANWELLSQKLQSKNINLTDLPLLKEIWKDRGTPSKNPIFVHPVERAGKSVTDKLGAIRQKMEDQEASVHIISSLDDVAWTVNLRGSDVQSNPVFLGYIVITKNDAVLFTDLEKLEVGARKQMDDSFVKMMPYEEFYNYLKAFKNEKVLVSPNSNQMIIETLKADNQFIKAPVPGNLMKAQKNETELEGFRKVMTRDGVAMVKFLYWLTHNAGKEAMNEYSIGEKLRGFRAAGENFVGESFGSIVGYKDNGAIMHYSAKSEGSKDVTNDASILVDSGGQYLEGTTDITRTFALGAVSDEFKRNSTLVLQGLIRLSMVKFPKGTKGVHLDAIARLPLWMEGKDFNHGTGHGVGSFMNVHEGPQNIRKDMNPQDLLPGMVCSNEPGYYLEGEYGIRHENLIAVKEAEKTIHGTFYEFETLTFCPFFKDTVVKEILSEQEIAWLNDYHRTCEEKLGPYLEGAVKEWFLELVSPL; encoded by the coding sequence ATGACTTCAAAGGAAAAAGTTATTGCACTTCGTGAAGAAATGCAGAAAAATAATGTTGATGCATTTATAGTATATTCTGCAGATCCGCATATGAGCGAATATCTGCCTGAAGAATGGCAGGAAAGATCCTGGCTGTCAGGATTCTTAGGTTCTGCCGGTTTTGTGGTAATTACAAAAGACAAAGCTGGACTTTGGACAGACGGAAGATACTTTACCCAGGCCGCTCTTGAACTGGAAAATTCAGGAATCGATCTGTTCAAAGACGGAATGGAAGGAACTCCAAACTATATTGACTGGATTATTTCCGAAATTCCTGCAGGTGGAAAGGTAGCTGTAAATGCTGTGGCCACGTCAAATGCCAATTGGGAACTGCTTTCGCAAAAATTGCAGTCAAAAAACATAAACTTAACAGATCTTCCTCTATTAAAGGAAATCTGGAAAGACAGAGGAACACCTTCAAAGAATCCAATCTTTGTACATCCTGTAGAAAGAGCAGGAAAGTCGGTTACAGATAAACTGGGAGCGATCCGTCAGAAAATGGAAGACCAGGAGGCTTCCGTTCATATTATTTCCAGTCTGGATGATGTAGCCTGGACCGTGAATTTAAGAGGAAGTGATGTACAAAGCAATCCTGTGTTTTTAGGGTATATTGTCATTACCAAAAATGATGCAGTGCTTTTCACAGATCTTGAAAAACTGGAAGTAGGGGCAAGAAAACAGATGGATGATTCATTTGTGAAAATGATGCCTTACGAAGAGTTTTATAATTACCTTAAAGCATTTAAAAACGAAAAGGTACTGGTTTCTCCAAACAGCAACCAGATGATCATTGAAACATTAAAAGCTGACAATCAGTTTATCAAAGCTCCGGTTCCCGGTAACCTGATGAAAGCCCAGAAAAATGAAACTGAGCTCGAAGGATTCAGAAAAGTAATGACCAGAGACGGCGTTGCTATGGTGAAATTCCTTTACTGGTTAACCCATAATGCAGGAAAAGAAGCCATGAACGAATATTCTATCGGTGAAAAACTGAGAGGTTTCCGTGCAGCAGGAGAAAATTTCGTAGGCGAAAGTTTCGGAAGCATTGTAGGATATAAAGATAACGGTGCTATCATGCACTATTCTGCAAAAAGTGAAGGGAGTAAAGACGTTACCAATGATGCAAGCATCCTGGTAGATTCCGGAGGACAGTATCTGGAAGGAACTACCGATATTACAAGAACTTTTGCTTTAGGAGCCGTTTCTGATGAATTTAAAAGAAATTCTACTTTAGTTCTTCAGGGATTAATCCGTTTATCGATGGTGAAATTCCCGAAAGGAACAAAAGGCGTACATCTTGATGCAATTGCAAGACTTCCGTTGTGGATGGAAGGAAAAGATTTCAACCACGGAACAGGTCACGGAGTAGGAAGTTTCATGAATGTTCATGAAGGTCCTCAGAATATCAGAAAAGATATGAACCCTCAGGATCTTCTTCCCGGAATGGTATGTTCCAATGAGCCGGGTTATTATCTTGAAGGAGAATATGGGATTCGACACGAAAACCTGATCGCCGTAAAAGAAGCTGAAAAAACAATTCACGGAACATTCTATGAATTTGAAACCCTAACGTTCTGCCCGTTCTTTAAAGATACCGTTGTGAAAGAAATCCTTTCAGAGCAGGAAATTGCATGGCTGAATGACTATCACAGAACTTGTGAAGAAAAACTAGGTCCTTACCTTGAAGGAGCCGTTAAAGAATGGTTCCTTGAATTGGTGAGCCCGCTTTAA
- a CDS encoding DUF6526 family protein: protein MREQNYQNHRKFYPPHHFIYLPLLIVLEIYGIYKIWGDPEHQLTWILFSLIIFLLFYLAFMVRQHYALGLQNRMIQLEFKQRYFEIFGKRSDEITDQLRFDQIAALRFAYDDEFRELLNRAIGENISGDEIKRSIRSWKADHQRV, encoded by the coding sequence ATGAGAGAGCAGAATTATCAAAATCACAGGAAATTTTATCCTCCCCATCATTTTATTTATCTTCCGCTATTAATTGTGCTGGAAATTTATGGAATTTATAAAATCTGGGGTGATCCTGAGCATCAGCTGACATGGATTTTATTTTCTCTTATTATATTTCTGCTTTTTTATCTGGCTTTCATGGTACGGCAGCATTATGCACTGGGTCTTCAAAACCGAATGATACAACTGGAATTTAAACAGCGGTATTTTGAAATTTTCGGGAAGAGATCTGATGAAATCACTGATCAGCTAAGATTTGACCAGATTGCTGCACTAAGGTTTGCTTATGATGATGAGTTCAGAGAACTTCTGAACAGAGCCATCGGGGAAAATATATCAGGAGATGAGATCAAACGGTCTATCAGAAGCTGGAAAGCTGACCATCAAAGAGTGTAA
- a CDS encoding phosphatidate cytidylyltransferase, whose translation MKKLTLFSITLFTFLTLTSCEAIETIFKAGMWWGIILVLAVVVILFLIFSRGKNS comes from the coding sequence ATGAAAAAGCTAACCTTATTCAGTATAACACTATTCACATTTTTAACCTTAACAAGCTGTGAAGCAATAGAAACTATTTTTAAGGCTGGAATGTGGTGGGGAATTATCCTAGTTCTTGCCGTTGTAGTCATCCTTTTTCTGATCTTTTCGAGGGGTAAAAACTCTTAA
- a CDS encoding DNA topoisomerase IB: MEKNTDLEIISHLKPSKIVKIMKDPEASAKAVHLVYTSDAETAGITRRKKGKKYSYYREGEKLKDKEEITRINKLVIPPAWENVWICALDNGHLQATGFDAKSRKQYRYHPLWSALRNHTKFYRMLQFGYALPDIRIHVEQDLAVRNFEKRKILALIVSLMQRTNIRIGNNAYEKLYGSFGLTTLKDKHVQINGQKISFSFKGKKGVMHHIDLKSKRLSKLVQKCKDIPGKELFQYFDDEGNRHSVDSGMVNDYIKEISGEDFTAKDFRTWSGTVSALIAFKEIGYAENDSQYKKKVKEALEIVAEHLGNTSTVCRKYYVHPLVINLYENNTIKKYLDKLEDIEENDGKADLTQEEKLVLKILENEKM, from the coding sequence ATGGAGAAGAATACAGATCTGGAGATCATTTCTCACCTAAAGCCTTCAAAAATTGTGAAGATCATGAAGGATCCCGAAGCATCCGCAAAGGCGGTACATCTTGTATATACCTCCGATGCGGAAACTGCCGGGATAACGCGCAGAAAAAAAGGAAAAAAGTATTCTTATTACAGAGAGGGCGAAAAACTCAAAGATAAAGAAGAGATCACCCGGATCAATAAACTGGTCATTCCTCCAGCCTGGGAAAATGTATGGATCTGTGCATTAGATAACGGTCATCTTCAGGCTACTGGCTTTGATGCCAAAAGCAGAAAACAATACCGCTATCATCCGCTTTGGAGCGCATTGAGAAACCACACCAAATTTTACCGGATGCTTCAGTTTGGCTATGCATTGCCGGATATCCGGATTCATGTAGAGCAGGATCTTGCTGTAAGGAATTTTGAAAAAAGGAAAATTCTGGCATTAATTGTAAGTTTAATGCAACGGACCAACATCCGTATCGGCAATAATGCCTACGAAAAACTTTACGGCTCTTTTGGATTAACGACTCTGAAAGACAAACATGTACAAATCAATGGTCAGAAGATCTCTTTTTCTTTCAAAGGAAAAAAAGGCGTTATGCATCATATTGATCTGAAAAGTAAAAGACTTTCAAAACTTGTGCAAAAGTGTAAAGATATTCCCGGAAAAGAACTTTTTCAATATTTTGATGATGAAGGCAACCGCCACTCGGTAGATTCAGGAATGGTGAATGATTATATCAAAGAGATAAGCGGGGAAGATTTTACGGCCAAAGATTTCAGAACCTGGTCCGGAACGGTAAGTGCTCTGATCGCTTTTAAAGAAATCGGGTATGCGGAAAATGATTCACAATATAAAAAGAAGGTTAAAGAAGCTTTGGAAATCGTAGCCGAACATCTGGGAAATACCAGTACCGTTTGCAGAAAATATTACGTTCATCCTCTGGTGATCAACCTCTACGAAAATAACACGATCAAAAAATACCTTGATAAGTTGGAAGACATCGAAGAAAACGACGGAAAAGCCGATCTGACGCAAGAGGAAAAACTTGTGCTGAAGATTTTAGAAAATGAAAAAATGTAG
- the pruA gene encoding L-glutamate gamma-semialdehyde dehydrogenase yields the protein MSKAISQVPFAVNEPVNSYVPGSPEVKSLIATYKKMWAEKIEIPMVINGKEVKTDDKVQLQSPQDHAHDFGFYHRGTMQHVDDAINAALAAKKDWNELGWEHRAAIFLKAADLLAGPYRDVINAATMIGQSKNVHQAEIDAACEFIDFLRFNVEFMTEMYSEQPVSDAGIWNRVEYRPLEGFCFAVTPFNFTAISGNLPTCMAMLGNVVVWKPSDKQVYSAKVIMDVLIEAGLPAGVINMVFTDGKETAEKVLAHRDFAGLHFTGSTKVFQGMWKMIGDNIHNYRTYPRIVGETGGKDFVIAHPSSNVEAVATALVRGSFEYQGQKCSAASRAYVPKSLWADVKKVMETQINSIKVGSPEDPSNFVNAVIDKNSFEKCKGFIDRATASGEAEIAIGGKVDNSKGWFVHPTVIETTNPHYESMVEEIFGPILSVYVYEDQDWTETLKLVDSTSPYSLTGSVFSQDRYATNEAFKALENASGNFYINDKPTGAVVGQQPFGGGRASGTNDKAGSKMNLLRWTSVRSIKETFVSPKDYKYPYLG from the coding sequence ATGTCAAAAGCAATTTCGCAAGTACCATTTGCAGTAAACGAACCGGTAAATTCTTATGTACCGGGATCTCCAGAAGTAAAAAGTCTTATCGCTACCTACAAAAAAATGTGGGCTGAAAAGATAGAAATTCCAATGGTTATTAATGGTAAAGAAGTAAAAACGGACGATAAGGTTCAGCTTCAGTCTCCGCAGGATCATGCTCATGATTTCGGATTTTATCATAGAGGAACAATGCAACATGTAGACGATGCTATTAATGCTGCATTAGCTGCTAAAAAAGACTGGAATGAACTGGGCTGGGAGCACCGTGCGGCTATTTTCTTAAAAGCGGCTGATCTATTGGCTGGGCCTTACAGAGATGTGATCAACGCAGCAACGATGATCGGACAATCTAAAAATGTACACCAGGCTGAGATTGACGCTGCTTGTGAATTCATTGACTTCTTAAGATTCAATGTAGAGTTCATGACAGAAATGTATTCTGAGCAGCCTGTGTCTGATGCAGGAATCTGGAACCGTGTAGAGTACAGACCATTAGAAGGGTTCTGTTTTGCAGTAACTCCATTTAACTTTACAGCAATCTCAGGAAACTTACCTACCTGTATGGCAATGCTTGGAAACGTAGTCGTTTGGAAGCCTTCTGACAAGCAGGTTTATTCTGCAAAAGTAATCATGGATGTATTAATCGAGGCTGGTCTTCCTGCCGGAGTTATCAACATGGTTTTCACAGACGGAAAAGAAACTGCTGAGAAAGTTTTAGCACACAGAGATTTTGCAGGACTTCACTTTACAGGTTCTACAAAAGTTTTCCAGGGAATGTGGAAAATGATCGGTGATAATATCCATAATTACAGAACATATCCAAGAATTGTTGGAGAAACCGGAGGAAAAGATTTCGTTATCGCTCACCCTTCTTCTAATGTAGAGGCCGTGGCTACTGCTTTGGTAAGAGGTTCTTTTGAATATCAGGGACAAAAATGTTCTGCTGCTTCAAGAGCTTACGTTCCAAAATCTCTTTGGGCTGACGTGAAAAAAGTAATGGAAACTCAGATCAATTCAATTAAAGTAGGTTCTCCTGAAGATCCGTCTAACTTTGTAAACGCAGTAATCGACAAAAATTCTTTCGAAAAGTGTAAAGGTTTTATCGACAGAGCAACTGCTTCCGGTGAGGCTGAAATAGCAATCGGTGGAAAAGTTGATAATTCTAAAGGATGGTTTGTACACCCAACTGTTATTGAAACAACCAATCCTCATTACGAAAGTATGGTAGAAGAGATCTTCGGACCTATCTTATCTGTATATGTATATGAAGATCAGGACTGGACAGAAACCCTTAAACTGGTTGATTCTACTTCTCCTTATTCATTGACAGGTTCTGTATTCTCACAAGACCGTTATGCAACGAATGAGGCTTTCAAAGCTTTGGAAAATGCTTCAGGAAACTTCTATATCAATGACAAACCAACGGGTGCAGTTGTCGGACAGCAGCCTTTCGGTGGTGGTAGAGCTTCAGGAACTAACGATAAAGCAGGTTCTAAAATGAACTTACTAAGATGGACTTCAGTAAGAAGTATCAAGGAAACTTTCGTTTCTCCAAAAGACTACAAATACCCATATTTAGGGTAA
- a CDS encoding cytochrome C551, translating into MRKLLLAAVGLGIVVVSCGTKESSMSSGNTDSTAAANTKTAAPATDSAKMVVKDSVRVDSVAAPRPAK; encoded by the coding sequence ATGAGAAAGTTATTGTTAGCAGCCGTAGGTTTAGGAATAGTCGTTGTGAGCTGCGGGACCAAAGAATCCTCTATGTCGTCGGGTAATACTGATTCTACAGCAGCAGCCAATACCAAAACTGCAGCACCTGCAACAGATTCAGCAAAGATGGTGGTAAAAGACAGTGTCCGGGTTGATTCGGTAGCTGCTCCGCGTCCGGCTAAATAA